A region of Kribbella sp. NBC_01245 DNA encodes the following proteins:
- a CDS encoding AraC family transcriptional regulator: protein MHAGTMHIQVDDKTAFAVGAGEICMLLPGHTETIRMGRDSEVRQTLVRGRLDDLTPQMHQWLESVRPTRRLSSAMTYLAREAVVTEQTRLTADGALLDALATALLWRFIAEFENYPAALPAPIEAARLFIHTHVSEPINLTDIAEAAAVTPAHLIRLFREHMDTTPVRYLWDRRITLGIELLTSTGLTVATVASRSGFKTSFHFARRIREATGQSPTELRAAIWQP, encoded by the coding sequence ATGCATGCCGGAACGATGCACATCCAAGTGGACGACAAGACGGCCTTCGCGGTCGGCGCAGGCGAGATCTGCATGCTGCTGCCCGGTCACACCGAAACGATCCGGATGGGCCGCGACAGCGAGGTCCGCCAGACACTTGTCCGCGGACGTCTGGACGATCTCACCCCGCAGATGCATCAGTGGCTCGAATCCGTGCGCCCGACTCGGCGCCTGTCGTCGGCAATGACCTATCTCGCCCGCGAGGCGGTCGTCACCGAACAAACCAGACTCACCGCCGACGGCGCCCTCCTCGACGCATTAGCCACAGCCTTGCTGTGGCGATTCATCGCCGAATTCGAGAACTACCCCGCTGCACTCCCCGCCCCGATCGAGGCTGCCCGCCTGTTCATCCACACCCACGTAAGCGAACCGATCAACCTGACCGACATCGCGGAGGCCGCGGCCGTCACCCCCGCGCACCTCATCCGGCTGTTCCGAGAACACATGGACACCACTCCCGTCCGCTACCTGTGGGACAGGCGAATCACCCTGGGCATCGAACTGCTCACCAGCACCGGTCTCACGGTAGCGACCGTGGCCAGCCGCAGCGGGTTCAAAACCAGTTTCCATTTCGCCCGCCGCATACGCGAGGCGACAGGTCAATCACCGACAGAGCTACGTGCCGCGATCTGGCAGCCGTAG
- a CDS encoding FAD-dependent oxidoreductase, translating to MSELRTQMLVVGGGFGGVAAALAAVSRGVNVVITEPTRWLGGVLTSQAVPPDEHVWIEQFGSTASYRDFRERIRAYYRAHYPLTAEAHASRALNPGAARVSHLCHEPRVGVAVLESLLAPHRSSGRLRVLLQHDPISASTTGDRVDAVTFRDSTTGQHITITAPWFVDATETGDLLPMAGVEHVTGAESQAQTGEPHAPAKAQPLNMQPVSVCFALDHLPGADLTIDKPSGYAGIAAARSLDWPEGQLSFITPHPKTRQPMQHRFEPNPDGNPDDITPDYDDRRAHTIDRNLWTFRRITARNNFVHGSYTSDITLVNWPQMDYWGGPLYGVSDEDASEHLQGARNLSLSLLYWLQTEAPRPDGGTGWPGLRLRGDVVGHTPDGLAMAPYIRESRRIAAEHTIVEQDIALDVRGHHGAVQHPDSVGIGLYRIDLHPSTGGDPYIDIGCCPYQLPLGALLPVRVENLLPAAKNIGTTHITNGAYRMPLVEWNIGEAVGHLVAFCTANDVSPRAVRHTEELLAQFSTELDRVGVERAWPNVQGY from the coding sequence ATGAGCGAATTACGGACACAGATGCTGGTGGTGGGTGGAGGGTTCGGCGGCGTCGCGGCTGCCCTGGCAGCGGTCAGCCGAGGTGTGAATGTCGTCATTACCGAGCCCACTCGCTGGCTGGGCGGCGTTCTGACCAGTCAGGCCGTGCCACCGGATGAGCACGTGTGGATCGAACAGTTCGGGTCCACCGCCTCCTACCGCGACTTCCGGGAACGGATCCGGGCATACTACCGGGCGCACTATCCGCTCACAGCCGAAGCCCATGCTAGTCGTGCGCTGAATCCGGGAGCGGCCAGAGTCAGCCATCTGTGCCACGAACCCCGCGTCGGTGTCGCAGTGCTCGAGTCACTTCTCGCGCCGCACCGATCATCAGGTCGGCTGCGCGTCCTGCTTCAACACGACCCGATTTCAGCGTCCACGACTGGAGACCGGGTGGACGCTGTTACGTTTCGCGACAGCACCACTGGCCAGCACATCACCATCACGGCACCGTGGTTCGTCGACGCCACCGAGACGGGGGACCTCCTGCCGATGGCAGGCGTCGAACATGTCACCGGCGCGGAATCCCAAGCCCAGACCGGGGAACCTCACGCTCCAGCAAAGGCTCAACCGCTGAACATGCAGCCGGTGTCGGTGTGCTTTGCCCTAGATCATCTTCCCGGCGCTGACCTGACCATCGACAAGCCATCCGGGTACGCCGGCATCGCGGCAGCCCGTTCGCTCGACTGGCCGGAAGGCCAGCTCTCCTTCATCACCCCGCACCCAAAGACCCGCCAACCCATGCAGCACCGGTTCGAGCCCAACCCCGACGGCAACCCCGACGACATCACGCCGGACTACGACGACCGCCGGGCACACACCATTGACCGGAACCTTTGGACGTTTCGTCGGATCACCGCCCGCAACAACTTTGTCCACGGCAGCTACACCTCCGACATCACGCTGGTGAACTGGCCCCAGATGGACTACTGGGGAGGCCCCCTCTACGGGGTGTCCGACGAGGACGCCAGTGAGCACCTGCAGGGGGCCCGCAACCTCAGCCTGAGCCTGCTCTACTGGCTTCAAACCGAAGCGCCACGCCCCGACGGAGGCACTGGCTGGCCAGGCCTGCGGCTGCGAGGTGACGTCGTCGGACACACCCCCGACGGACTCGCGATGGCGCCCTACATCCGCGAATCGCGCCGAATCGCCGCCGAACACACCATCGTCGAGCAAGACATCGCGCTCGACGTCCGTGGCCACCACGGGGCCGTTCAACACCCCGACAGTGTCGGCATCGGCCTCTACCGCATCGATCTGCACCCGTCCACCGGAGGCGACCCCTACATCGATATCGGCTGCTGCCCCTACCAGCTACCGCTCGGCGCGCTCCTGCCAGTCAGAGTCGAGAACCTGCTGCCGGCCGCCAAGAACATCGGCACCACCCACATCACCAACGGCGCCTACCGCATGCCCCTTGTTGAGTGGAACATCGGTGAGGCCGTCGGCCATCTAGTCGCCTTCTGCACCGCAAATGACGTTTCCCCGCGCGCGGTACGCCACACAGAGGAGCTGTTGGCCCAATTCTCGACTGAACTCGACAGAGTCGGGGTGGAACGAGCGTGGCCAAATGTCCAAGGCTACTGA
- a CDS encoding fibronectin type III domain-containing protein: MSELIAVESRPSPGLATVQHHARLTGLDPNAGYFYRAAHDGGQSDDFSFDTVAPSTARSDRVVRFTAFGDQGTKARIPWMPVLGNHEVEATGSELGYESYFARFTPPATGLDHPAGATNWSLRIGNVGFVALLGAAWLGCPGP; the protein is encoded by the coding sequence TTGAGTGAGCTGATCGCGGTGGAGTCGAGGCCGTCGCCGGGACTGGCGACAGTGCAGCATCACGCCCGGCTGACTGGGCTGGATCCGAACGCTGGGTACTTCTACCGGGCCGCCCACGACGGTGGGCAGAGCGATGACTTCTCGTTCGATACCGTCGCGCCGAGTACCGCGAGGAGCGACAGAGTTGTGCGGTTCACCGCCTTCGGTGACCAGGGCACGAAGGCTCGCATCCCGTGGATGCCGGTGCTGGGAAACCACGAGGTGGAGGCGACCGGCAGCGAGTTGGGCTATGAGTCCTACTTCGCGCGGTTCACTCCACCGGCCACTGGCCTCGATCACCCGGCTGGTGCGACTAACTGGTCGTTGCGGATCGGCAATGTCGGGTTTGTCGCGCTCCTCGGTGCGGCATGGCTCGGATGCCCGGGTCCATGA